Proteins co-encoded in one Diaminobutyricimonas sp. LJ205 genomic window:
- a CDS encoding MIP/aquaporin family protein: MPKITLPRRLLAEFLGSALLAAVVIGSGIAASRLSEDAGLQLLQNALVTGAGLFALILIFAPASGAHFNPVVSLVDAGFGERAWRDAAAYIPVQIIGCIAGAMLANVMFDLDVISISANERLTGATAAAEVVATAGLVMVIFALTQTGRSSWVPTAVGAYITAAYYFTSSTSFANPAITIGRIFSDTFAGIDPGSAPGFIAAQLVGGALGFLVVRALYGTSARRAEPATMGETV; encoded by the coding sequence GTGCCTAAGATCACACTCCCCCGCCGCTTGCTCGCCGAATTCCTGGGCAGCGCGCTGCTGGCCGCCGTCGTCATCGGCTCCGGCATCGCCGCCTCTCGACTATCCGAGGATGCCGGCCTGCAGTTGTTGCAGAACGCCCTCGTCACCGGGGCGGGCCTTTTCGCACTCATCCTGATCTTCGCGCCCGCCAGTGGCGCACATTTCAACCCGGTAGTGAGCCTGGTCGACGCCGGTTTCGGCGAGCGAGCCTGGCGGGATGCGGCGGCCTATATTCCCGTCCAGATCATCGGATGCATCGCCGGGGCGATGCTCGCCAACGTGATGTTCGACCTGGATGTGATCTCCATCAGCGCGAACGAGCGACTCACTGGCGCCACGGCAGCGGCCGAAGTGGTGGCAACCGCAGGGCTTGTGATGGTGATCTTTGCGCTCACCCAGACCGGCCGTTCGTCCTGGGTGCCCACCGCCGTCGGCGCCTACATCACGGCGGCCTACTACTTCACCAGCTCGACGAGCTTCGCGAACCCGGCGATCACGATCGGCCGCATCTTCTCGGATACCTTCGCCGGCATCGACCCCGGCTCCGCGCCGGGGTTCATCGCGGCGCAGCTGGTCGGCGGGGCGCTCGGCTTTCTCGTCGTGCGGGCGCTGTATGGGACATCCGCCCGCCGCGCGGAGCCGGCGACCATGGGCGAGACGGTCTAG
- a CDS encoding NAD(P)-binding domain-containing protein, which translates to MTLVDLATPTARPSRLDGLPIAIIGGGPIGLAAGAQLLERGVDFVIYEAGDTVAASMELWAHIRLFSPWELLVDKAAARLLETAGWQAPPATALPTAREVIDGYLAPLAALPEIASRVRFGVEVVAVSREGMDRTRTAGRAEAPFVLRTVHRDGHVADITARAVIDASGTYRTANSLGSSGLDPLGAREVADLVSHALPDVLGAERARFAGKRVLVVGAGHSAANTLLSLAALSGESAGTTVFWGIRNENAVRVFGSADDELTARASLGSAVHGLVERGDIRLVDRFEIVALERRGNGVRVTGNRAGGVETIDVDVVVNATGFRPELGMLREIRLDLDEVVEAPRGIAPLIDPNVHSCGTVEPHGFRELQQPEPKFFIAGMKSYGRAPTFLLATGYEQVRSIAAWLAGDLASASVVQLSLPATGVCSTGAPDGCC; encoded by the coding sequence ATGACCCTCGTCGACCTTGCGACACCGACTGCACGTCCGTCCCGATTGGATGGGCTTCCGATCGCCATCATCGGCGGCGGACCGATCGGCCTCGCTGCCGGAGCGCAGCTGCTTGAGCGAGGAGTCGACTTCGTCATCTACGAAGCGGGCGACACGGTTGCCGCGAGCATGGAACTCTGGGCGCACATCCGATTGTTCTCGCCGTGGGAGCTGCTCGTCGACAAGGCCGCAGCCAGACTGCTCGAGACTGCGGGGTGGCAGGCACCGCCCGCCACGGCGTTGCCGACCGCCCGTGAGGTGATCGACGGCTATCTCGCGCCGCTCGCTGCACTGCCGGAGATCGCCTCGCGCGTCCGATTCGGCGTCGAGGTGGTCGCGGTCTCTCGCGAGGGGATGGACCGCACCCGCACTGCCGGCCGCGCCGAAGCGCCATTCGTGCTCCGCACCGTTCACCGCGACGGTCACGTAGCCGACATCACCGCTCGCGCGGTGATCGATGCCTCCGGCACCTACCGCACCGCGAACAGTCTCGGCTCGAGCGGACTCGACCCGCTCGGCGCGCGGGAGGTCGCCGACCTGGTCAGCCACGCCCTGCCCGATGTGCTCGGAGCGGAGCGCGCTCGATTCGCGGGGAAGCGCGTGTTGGTCGTCGGTGCCGGACACTCGGCGGCGAACACGCTGTTGAGCCTTGCCGCCCTCTCCGGCGAGTCCGCCGGGACGACGGTCTTCTGGGGTATCCGGAATGAAAATGCAGTGCGAGTGTTCGGGTCCGCCGATGATGAGCTCACGGCCCGCGCATCCCTGGGCTCGGCGGTGCACGGGCTCGTTGAGCGCGGCGATATCCGCCTGGTCGACCGGTTCGAGATTGTTGCGCTGGAGCGCCGCGGGAACGGCGTGCGGGTGACCGGCAACCGAGCGGGCGGTGTCGAAACCATCGATGTCGACGTTGTGGTGAACGCCACCGGGTTCCGGCCGGAGCTCGGGATGCTCCGCGAGATCCGCCTCGACCTCGACGAGGTGGTCGAGGCACCGCGTGGGATCGCGCCGCTGATCGACCCGAATGTGCACAGTTGTGGCACCGTCGAGCCGCACGGGTTCCGGGAACTGCAGCAGCCGGAACCGAAATTCTTCATCGCCGGGATGAAGAGCTACGGCCGCGCCCCGACCTTCCTGCTGGCCACCGGTTATGAGCAGGTGCGTTCGATCGCTGCCTGGCTCGCGGGCGATCTGGCGTCGGCCAGCGTCGTGCAGCTCAGCCTGCCGGCAACCGGCGTGTGCTCTACCGGCGCACCGGATGGCTGCTGCTGA
- a CDS encoding arsenate reductase ArsC, with translation MSEKPTVLFVCVHNAGRSQMAAGYLQALAGDRVQVLSAGSEPKDQINPVAIEAMREEGIDIADNTPKILTTEAVKESDVVITMGCGDVCPIFPGKRYEDWELDDPAGQSIDNVRPIRDDIKARIENLLAEILPANV, from the coding sequence ATGTCTGAAAAGCCCACCGTCCTGTTCGTCTGCGTTCACAATGCGGGCCGTTCCCAGATGGCCGCCGGTTACCTGCAGGCGCTCGCGGGCGACCGCGTCCAAGTGCTCTCCGCAGGCTCGGAGCCCAAAGACCAGATCAATCCGGTCGCGATCGAGGCCATGCGTGAAGAGGGCATCGACATTGCCGACAACACCCCGAAGATCCTGACCACCGAGGCCGTCAAGGAATCGGATGTCGTGATCACCATGGGCTGTGGCGATGTCTGCCCGATCTTCCCCGGCAAGCGCTACGAGGACTGGGAGCTGGATGACCCGGCCGGCCAGTCGATCGACAACGTGCGCCCGATCCGCGATGACATCAAGGCGCGCATCGAGAACCTGCTCGCGGAGATCCTGCCGGCGAACGTCTGA
- a CDS encoding metalloregulator ArsR/SmtB family transcription factor: MTIMLPVTDVTACCAPLTRETLDAENADGLARALKALADPARLRLISIVAASDGAEACVCDLTEPLGLSQPTVSHHLKVLVDAGFLTRSKRGTWAYYALVPGALDSVSRLLVTV, from the coding sequence ATGACGATCATGCTGCCCGTCACCGACGTGACCGCGTGCTGCGCGCCCCTGACCCGCGAGACGCTCGACGCCGAGAACGCCGACGGCCTGGCCCGTGCGCTGAAGGCCCTCGCCGACCCTGCTCGGCTTCGGCTGATCTCAATCGTGGCCGCGTCCGACGGCGCGGAGGCGTGCGTGTGCGACCTGACAGAACCGCTCGGACTGAGCCAGCCGACGGTTTCGCACCACCTCAAGGTGCTCGTGGACGCCGGCTTCCTGACCCGGTCGAAGCGGGGCACCTGGGCGTACTACGCGCTCGTGCCCGGTGCGCTCGACTCGGTGTCGCGGTTGCTTGTGACGGTTTAG
- a CDS encoding ATP-dependent DNA helicase: protein MTNTESLVEPNSLVEPRPLVEPAETHTPVSANDIADALGRPRPTEQQRAVIEAGLDPALVIAGAGSGKTETMANRVLWLLANGLVEPGQILGLTFTRKAAGELSARIRERIRALADNDLIRVDAGLAPLLAVPYDEFDPPNVATYNSFANTIFRDNAILLGRESDGAVLGEAAAWQLARRVVIESRDPRLAGLGRSVDQITRAVLTLSQSLGENIADAADVRRFAEDFTGIADLPAGGRGAYADVDEMAKTVGGLPVVLDAAERYAAAKKERGFVEYSDQVALALEVVRTVPTVATDFRDRYRVVLLDEYQDTSVVQTWLLAALFAKHPVMAVGDPNQSIYGWRGASAANLEQFATQFAGGTASTYSLTTSWRNGRDILRSANTIVAPLVPETRVPVARLEASFTATDVPVDVIFEETVEAEAEAAAAWLKQKLSRGGENATAAMLFRTRKSQQYFLDALRKAEVPYHVLGIGGLMAEPEIADLVSALTVLHDPAAGSELVRLLAGSRWRIGVKDLHALSRVASWLRDRDLAQQPLDDDVREQLRDSVADGEGGSIIDALDFVAHAKPCHGQLAAFSEAGLQRLRHAGLTLERLRGRAGGDLLDLVTVVEQELLLDIETAANETHTTGRAAMEAFFDALSGYLAIDDTANLGGFLGWLREAEWREGLAPRPEDPEPGTVQVLTIHGSKGLEWDHVVVPRMVVDELPARSRDGSGGWISFGALPWPFRGDAADMPEFDWQIAETRKELVDLKKQFAEAVKHRHELEERRLAYVAVTRARHSLLMSGSFWATQTKPRTPSPYLIELQSHGVIAELPDASQFEENPLGDRISLFSWPRDPLGDRRPALEAAAERVRSALPDQAGVWQRELDLLLEERRRRLDGAERMPLPGRVPASRFKDFVTDPAAVAASLRRPMPERPYRATRLGTLFHTWVEQRYGVGGTAETIDALATELDVDDAPIDEAELVRLQGIFERSPWATRTPVDVEREIHLVLDGQVVVCKIDAVYADGDGFQVVDWKTGKAPRDAADLENKQLQLALYRLAYAKWRGIDPALISAVFYYVSDDRVIEPERIFEEDELVALWRQALHSD from the coding sequence GTGACTAACACCGAATCGCTGGTCGAGCCGAATTCGCTGGTCGAACCGCGTCCGCTGGTCGAGCCTGCCGAGACCCACACTCCGGTCAGTGCCAATGACATAGCCGACGCCCTCGGCCGACCTCGCCCTACCGAGCAGCAGCGGGCGGTGATCGAGGCAGGCCTCGACCCGGCACTGGTGATCGCCGGAGCCGGATCCGGCAAGACCGAAACGATGGCGAACCGGGTGCTCTGGCTGCTTGCCAACGGACTGGTCGAGCCGGGGCAGATCCTCGGCCTGACCTTCACCCGCAAGGCCGCGGGGGAGCTGTCGGCACGCATCCGCGAGCGGATCCGCGCGCTCGCCGACAACGACCTGATCCGGGTTGACGCGGGCCTGGCACCGCTGCTCGCGGTGCCCTACGACGAGTTCGACCCGCCGAACGTGGCCACCTACAACTCGTTCGCGAACACCATCTTCCGCGATAATGCGATCCTGCTCGGCCGGGAAAGCGACGGCGCGGTGCTCGGCGAAGCAGCCGCCTGGCAGTTGGCCCGCCGGGTGGTGATCGAAAGCCGCGACCCGCGGCTGGCCGGCCTCGGCCGCAGCGTCGATCAGATCACTCGCGCGGTGCTCACCCTCAGCCAGTCGCTCGGCGAGAACATCGCCGACGCCGCCGACGTGCGCCGCTTCGCCGAGGACTTCACCGGCATCGCCGACCTTCCGGCCGGCGGCCGGGGCGCCTACGCCGACGTCGACGAGATGGCGAAGACCGTCGGTGGGCTGCCCGTGGTGCTCGACGCCGCCGAACGGTACGCCGCTGCCAAGAAGGAACGCGGCTTCGTTGAATACTCCGACCAGGTGGCCCTCGCCCTCGAAGTGGTCCGCACCGTGCCGACGGTGGCGACCGACTTCCGTGACCGCTACCGGGTCGTCCTGCTCGACGAGTACCAGGACACCTCGGTGGTGCAGACCTGGCTGCTCGCCGCCCTGTTCGCGAAGCATCCGGTGATGGCGGTCGGTGACCCGAACCAGTCGATTTACGGATGGCGCGGGGCGAGCGCCGCGAACTTGGAGCAGTTCGCCACCCAGTTCGCCGGCGGCACCGCGAGCACGTACTCGTTGACCACGAGCTGGCGAAACGGACGCGACATCCTGCGCTCGGCGAACACCATCGTGGCGCCGCTGGTGCCCGAGACCCGGGTGCCGGTGGCCCGGCTGGAAGCATCGTTCACCGCCACTGACGTCCCAGTCGACGTCATCTTCGAGGAGACCGTGGAGGCGGAGGCCGAGGCTGCTGCGGCCTGGCTCAAGCAGAAACTCAGCCGGGGCGGCGAGAACGCCACCGCGGCGATGCTGTTCCGCACCCGCAAGTCGCAGCAGTACTTCCTCGACGCGTTGCGCAAGGCGGAGGTGCCGTACCACGTGCTCGGCATCGGCGGTCTGATGGCCGAACCCGAGATCGCCGACCTGGTCAGCGCGCTCACCGTGCTGCACGATCCGGCCGCCGGTTCCGAGCTGGTGCGGCTGCTCGCCGGATCCCGCTGGCGAATCGGCGTGAAGGATTTGCACGCGCTCAGCCGGGTCGCTTCCTGGCTGCGCGACCGCGACCTGGCCCAACAGCCCCTCGATGACGATGTGCGCGAGCAATTGCGTGACTCAGTCGCCGACGGCGAGGGCGGCTCGATCATCGACGCCCTCGACTTCGTCGCGCACGCGAAACCCTGCCACGGCCAGTTGGCCGCGTTCAGCGAGGCCGGGCTTCAGCGGTTGCGGCACGCCGGCCTCACCCTTGAACGGCTCCGCGGGCGCGCCGGCGGAGACCTGCTCGATCTGGTCACCGTTGTCGAGCAGGAGCTGTTGCTCGACATCGAGACGGCCGCCAACGAGACCCACACCACGGGCCGCGCGGCGATGGAGGCATTCTTCGACGCGCTCTCGGGCTACCTGGCCATCGACGACACCGCGAATCTCGGCGGCTTCCTCGGCTGGCTGCGGGAAGCCGAATGGCGCGAGGGGCTCGCCCCGCGTCCGGAGGATCCGGAGCCGGGCACCGTGCAGGTGCTCACCATTCACGGTTCGAAGGGCCTCGAGTGGGACCACGTCGTGGTGCCGCGGATGGTTGTCGACGAACTGCCCGCCCGTTCCCGTGACGGCTCCGGCGGCTGGATCAGCTTCGGGGCGTTGCCCTGGCCGTTCCGCGGCGATGCCGCCGACATGCCCGAGTTCGACTGGCAGATCGCCGAGACCCGCAAGGAACTGGTCGACCTGAAGAAGCAGTTCGCCGAGGCGGTGAAGCACCGCCACGAGCTCGAGGAACGCCGGCTCGCGTACGTCGCAGTCACCCGCGCCCGGCATTCGCTGCTGATGAGCGGCTCGTTCTGGGCGACGCAGACGAAGCCGCGCACCCCGAGCCCGTACCTGATCGAGTTGCAAAGTCACGGCGTGATCGCCGAACTGCCGGACGCCAGCCAGTTCGAGGAGAACCCGCTCGGCGACCGCATCAGTCTGTTCTCCTGGCCGCGGGACCCGCTCGGCGACCGCCGCCCGGCGCTCGAAGCCGCCGCCGAACGAGTGCGCAGCGCGCTGCCCGACCAGGCCGGCGTCTGGCAGCGCGAACTCGACCTGCTGCTCGAGGAACGCCGCCGCCGACTGGACGGCGCCGAGCGGATGCCCCTGCCAGGGCGGGTACCGGCGAGCCGGTTCAAGGACTTCGTCACCGACCCGGCTGCGGTCGCGGCATCCCTTCGCCGTCCGATGCCGGAACGACCGTACCGAGCGACCCGGCTCGGCACTCTGTTCCACACCTGGGTCGAGCAGCGTTACGGCGTCGGCGGCACCGCGGAGACCATCGACGCGCTCGCCACGGAACTCGATGTCGATGACGCACCCATCGACGAGGCGGAACTGGTGAGGCTGCAGGGGATCTTCGAGCGTTCCCCGTGGGCTACCCGGACCCCGGTTGATGTCGAACGGGAGATCCACCTGGTGCTGGATGGCCAAGTCGTGGTGTGCAAGATCGACGCGGTCTACGCCGACGGTGACGGATTCCAGGTCGTCGACTGGAAGACCGGCAAGGCGCCCCGGGATGCCGCGGACCTTGAGAACAAGCAGCTGCAGCTGGCGCTCTATCGGCTCGCGTATGCGAAGTGGAGGGGCATCGACCCTGCGCTGATCTCAGCGGTGTTCTACTACGTCAGCGACGACCGGGTCATCGAGCCGGAGCGGATCTTCGAGGAAGACGAACTAGTCGCCCTCTGGCGTCAGGCGCTGCATTCCGACTAA
- a CDS encoding DUF2568 domain-containing protein, with the protein MSVVVGVVLLLKFLVELASLVAVGYWGYHLTDIGILRWVLALAVPAVVEPWLVITQLAVFGLAALALWASGQPCLAVALGSAAVVIEVLLLVTGQYSE; encoded by the coding sequence GTGTCGGTTGTGGTGGGTGTCGTCCTCTTGCTCAAGTTCCTGGTCGAACTCGCCTCGCTGGTCGCGGTGGGTTACTGGGGCTACCACCTCACGGACATCGGCATCCTGCGCTGGGTCCTGGCTCTGGCGGTTCCGGCCGTTGTAGAGCCGTGGCTGGTGATCACTCAGCTCGCGGTGTTCGGGCTGGCAGCACTCGCACTGTGGGCATCCGGACAGCCTTGCCTGGCGGTCGCGCTCGGCTCTGCTGCGGTCGTCATCGAGGTGCTTCTGCTGGTGACCGGGCAGTACTCCGAGTGA
- a CDS encoding pyridoxamine 5'-phosphate oxidase family protein: MRVPSWKPEWTNFPSLLLNFWTERHLCTLASVRADGRPHLVPVGVALDLEEQCAWVITNEHSRKVQHITADDRVAACQVSGRHWSTIEGAARVVTDEVSVARAVSCYSARYREPQPNPSRVALRIEVDRFLMSSGFMPTS, encoded by the coding sequence ATGCGGGTGCCTTCGTGGAAACCTGAGTGGACGAACTTCCCATCCCTCCTCCTGAATTTCTGGACCGAGCGGCACCTCTGCACTCTCGCCTCCGTTCGCGCCGACGGTAGACCGCACCTTGTCCCGGTCGGTGTAGCGCTGGATTTGGAGGAGCAGTGTGCGTGGGTGATCACCAACGAACACTCGCGCAAGGTTCAGCACATAACCGCCGACGACCGGGTCGCCGCATGCCAGGTGAGCGGGCGGCACTGGTCGACGATCGAGGGCGCAGCCCGGGTCGTGACCGATGAGGTCTCAGTCGCCCGCGCCGTGTCCTGCTATTCCGCGCGCTATCGCGAACCCCAGCCGAATCCTTCCCGGGTCGCCCTGCGAATCGAGGTCGACCGCTTCCTGATGTCGTCCGGCTTCATGCCGACCAGCTGA
- a CDS encoding metalloregulator ArsR/SmtB family transcription factor — MDTAVALGRDSAERLARTLRAVADPTRLQLLSRIIGSVNGEALVGELADALKLTQPTVSHHMRVMVEDGLLQREKRGRQVWYSIVPARRREIVDTVLGAVAGQPVEARAELTELLTAAGLPDTANLDSLPPVVGRIATDLADRFAGTFSAETVAKYVAQSYALLEARAGESALLPSLASQFAADRLTALATAASVVPRDVPEVLFVCVQNAGRSQLAAALLRSLGGDRVRVRTAGSEPAASVHPVVIDALDEIGVPLHADFPKPLTDEVVRAADYVITMGCGDACPVYPGRRYLDWDLQDPVGQPAETVRGIRDDIERRVRGLLEDITAGN, encoded by the coding sequence ATGGATACGGCGGTGGCCCTCGGCCGAGACAGCGCGGAGCGTCTTGCCCGGACGCTGCGCGCAGTTGCCGATCCGACCAGGTTGCAGCTGCTCAGCCGCATCATCGGCAGCGTCAACGGTGAAGCGCTGGTCGGCGAACTGGCCGACGCACTGAAGCTCACCCAGCCGACGGTGAGCCACCACATGCGGGTGATGGTCGAGGACGGCCTGCTGCAACGCGAGAAGCGCGGCCGGCAAGTCTGGTACTCGATCGTGCCCGCGCGGCGCCGCGAGATCGTCGACACTGTGCTCGGCGCGGTCGCCGGGCAGCCCGTCGAGGCTCGCGCCGAGCTCACCGAACTGCTCACTGCCGCGGGCCTTCCCGACACGGCAAACCTTGACTCGCTTCCTCCGGTCGTCGGTCGCATCGCCACCGACCTGGCGGACCGCTTCGCCGGCACCTTCTCGGCCGAAACCGTCGCCAAGTACGTCGCGCAGAGCTATGCCCTGTTGGAAGCCCGAGCCGGGGAATCCGCACTGCTACCCTCGCTGGCCTCCCAGTTCGCCGCCGACCGATTGACCGCGTTGGCCACCGCCGCCTCGGTCGTTCCGCGCGACGTGCCCGAGGTGCTGTTCGTCTGTGTGCAGAATGCCGGCCGGTCTCAGCTGGCCGCCGCACTACTACGGTCGCTCGGCGGTGATCGGGTGCGCGTGCGTACCGCGGGCTCCGAGCCGGCGGCATCCGTCCACCCGGTCGTGATCGACGCGCTCGACGAGATCGGGGTGCCGCTGCACGCCGACTTCCCGAAGCCGCTCACCGACGAGGTCGTGCGTGCCGCCGACTACGTGATCACGATGGGCTGCGGGGATGCCTGCCCGGTCTATCCGGGTCGCCGCTATCTCGACTGGGATCTTCAGGATCCGGTCGGTCAGCCGGCGGAAACAGTGCGAGGCATCCGCGACGACATCGAGCGTCGCGTCCGTGGGCTGCTCGAGGACATCACCGCCGGAAACTAG